The Fervidobacterium thailandense genome contains a region encoding:
- a CDS encoding S8 family serine peptidase, producing the protein MKRIALSIVVVVALLFLFACTNPKTNNFEPRTQSGTFEPRFDLTKISKPSGYSIIFGELKEGEYTEGKILVGYEDRKAVDQIVKALNGTIVREIPQIKVVSIKFNGKVADAYKKIRSLDIKGIRYVEPSYKRELIKPTRVERNPELYSKSKIGLMNGRDYGEELSNELWGHEAIGITQDLWEEASGTGIIVAVVDSGVDGTHPDLQGQVVKGYRPYFDQELPAGTDSSYGGAHGTHVAGTIAAKKDGKGIVGVAPGAKIMPIVIFDTDLNGDDRIGDYVGDDAVAAGIIWAVDNGAKVMNHSWGGWGYSHTMKAAFDYALERNVIMVCSAGNNHSDSHHQYPANYPGVIQVAAVEYNGGDYRTANFSSRSDMVTIGAPGVTILSTVPGPTSIGYEGHNRNVRATNGGTYDYYQGTSMAAPHVTGAVAVLLQNFPNAKAWQIRKLIEDTAQDIDKSGWDNDSGAGLLKLNNALSGELPTTGGLEKLEIVVTDASGEFGVPTMFVQLVDPNTKRLLAAKTDLEGVAKFYQVDDPSSWQVYIGGPDHMERALAPIDGSSDIGNWAISLRMEEERQVYKEQLSQLEPAGENRYQVKLSSEFKCKFSTQLSGATFVVTDPELKKVYYSQPYVKDQDIELYGLSGQVTLGVLLLSPAANDITIQGTVMLNGHEIPVSGTIKKGSTFAVVDDFGGYNFGTPENPLYAWWTVFGTPD; encoded by the coding sequence ATGAAAAGGATAGCATTGAGCATTGTTGTAGTTGTTGCGTTACTCTTCTTATTTGCGTGTACGAATCCCAAAACAAATAACTTCGAGCCAAGAACGCAAAGTGGGACATTCGAGCCACGGTTTGACCTGACAAAGATTTCGAAACCATCCGGTTACAGTATCATCTTCGGTGAGCTCAAAGAGGGAGAATACACCGAGGGAAAGATCCTCGTTGGTTATGAAGATAGAAAGGCCGTTGACCAAATCGTTAAGGCACTGAACGGAACTATTGTACGCGAGATTCCCCAGATTAAGGTTGTTTCAATAAAATTCAACGGTAAGGTAGCGGATGCCTACAAGAAGATCAGGAGCCTGGATATCAAAGGTATAAGGTACGTTGAACCAAGCTACAAGAGGGAACTTATAAAGCCCACAAGGGTTGAGAGAAATCCAGAGCTGTACTCAAAGTCTAAGATCGGCCTTATGAACGGAAGAGACTACGGAGAAGAGTTGAGCAACGAACTTTGGGGTCATGAAGCTATAGGTATTACTCAAGACCTCTGGGAGGAAGCCAGCGGAACAGGAATAATTGTTGCCGTTGTAGACTCCGGTGTGGATGGTACGCATCCGGATCTCCAAGGGCAAGTTGTCAAGGGCTACAGGCCGTACTTCGACCAAGAACTTCCTGCGGGAACCGATTCTTCTTACGGTGGTGCGCATGGAACGCACGTTGCAGGAACTATAGCGGCTAAGAAGGACGGAAAAGGAATTGTCGGTGTGGCTCCTGGTGCGAAGATAATGCCGATAGTGATTTTTGACACAGATCTAAATGGAGACGATCGGATTGGCGACTACGTAGGTGACGATGCAGTTGCTGCAGGTATAATCTGGGCTGTTGATAACGGTGCAAAGGTCATGAACCATTCTTGGGGTGGTTGGGGTTACAGCCATACGATGAAGGCCGCGTTCGATTACGCGCTCGAAAGGAACGTTATAATGGTGTGTTCCGCGGGTAACAACCATTCCGATTCGCACCATCAGTACCCGGCCAACTATCCCGGTGTGATCCAGGTTGCGGCTGTCGAGTACAACGGAGGAGATTATAGAACGGCAAACTTCTCCAGTAGGAGCGATATGGTAACAATCGGGGCTCCTGGAGTCACGATACTCTCCACGGTACCTGGTCCGACAAGTATCGGTTATGAAGGGCATAATAGGAACGTCAGAGCAACGAACGGAGGAACTTACGATTACTACCAGGGCACCTCGATGGCTGCACCACACGTTACGGGAGCCGTTGCTGTGCTCTTGCAAAATTTCCCGAACGCAAAAGCGTGGCAGATCAGAAAGTTGATTGAAGATACGGCGCAAGATATAGATAAATCCGGATGGGACAACGATTCTGGTGCTGGTTTGTTGAAGTTGAACAATGCATTAAGTGGAGAACTACCAACAACAGGTGGATTAGAGAAGTTGGAAATAGTTGTCACAGATGCATCCGGTGAGTTTGGAGTACCTACGATGTTTGTGCAGTTGGTGGACCCAAATACAAAGCGCTTGCTTGCTGCAAAAACGGATCTAGAGGGAGTTGCCAAGTTCTATCAGGTCGACGATCCAAGTTCCTGGCAAGTTTACATAGGTGGTCCCGACCACATGGAACGCGCGCTTGCACCAATTGATGGCTCAAGTGATATCGGAAATTGGGCAATATCGCTGAGGATGGAGGAAGAAAGACAAGTTTACAAAGAGCAACTCAGTCAATTGGAGCCTGCTGGCGAGAATCGATATCAAGTAAAGCTATCTTCGGAGTTCAAGTGTAAATTTTCTACCCAGCTCTCAGGCGCAACCTTTGTGGTTACCGATCCTGAATTGAAGAAAGTCTATTACTCGCAACCCTATGTTAAAGACCAGGACATTGAACTCTACGGTCTATCAGGTCAGGTAACCCTTGGAGTTTTGCTCCTCTCACCGGCAGCGAACGACATAACTATCCAAGGTACAGTCATGCTCAACGGTCACGAAATACCGGTTAGCGGAACTATAAAGAAAGGTTCGACCTTTGCCGTTGTCGATGATTTCGGTGGTTACAACTTCGGAACACCCGAGAACCCGCTCTACGCTTGGTGGACGGTGTTTGGAACTCCAGATTGA